A region from the Chitinophaga sp. Cy-1792 genome encodes:
- the fdhD gene encoding formate dehydrogenase accessory sulfurtransferase FdhD — protein sequence MNKPVIHTRIRKVDRQEMLDTDDILAAEEPLEIRLIHGPTHNRRQQSISVTMRTPGNDEDLAAGFLFSEGIIQQYNAIAHMKTEETSAGTIITISLKENILPQLNGSQRNFTATAACGVCGKQDISSIHTGVSVSNASLQAHTTTILKMPESLRVQQSLFDSTGGIHAAALFNQQGEIVLMQEDIGRHNAVDKIIGAALRTDRYPLQQYMLLLSGRAGFELIQKAAMAGIAFIAAVGAPSSMAVQMATAWNMTLIGFLRENRFNIYTGAHRVKI from the coding sequence ATGAACAAGCCTGTAATACATACCCGCATCAGAAAGGTGGACCGGCAGGAAATGCTGGACACTGATGATATCCTTGCAGCAGAAGAACCGCTGGAAATCAGGCTTATTCACGGCCCTACACATAATCGCCGGCAGCAAAGTATTTCCGTTACCATGCGCACGCCTGGAAACGATGAAGACCTTGCCGCCGGTTTTCTTTTTTCCGAAGGCATCATACAGCAGTATAACGCCATCGCACATATGAAAACAGAAGAAACCTCCGCAGGTACGATCATTACAATATCTCTCAAAGAAAATATTCTTCCCCAGCTAAACGGCAGTCAGCGTAACTTTACCGCTACCGCCGCCTGTGGTGTTTGTGGCAAACAGGACATCAGCAGTATTCATACAGGCGTTAGCGTGAGTAATGCTTCACTTCAGGCTCATACCACCACTATCCTGAAAATGCCGGAATCATTAAGGGTACAGCAATCGCTGTTCGATAGTACCGGCGGTATCCATGCAGCAGCATTGTTTAACCAGCAGGGGGAGATCGTACTGATGCAGGAAGACATAGGACGCCATAATGCCGTAGATAAAATCATTGGCGCCGCATTGAGAACAGACCGCTATCCGTTGCAGCAATACATGTTATTACTCAGCGGACGCGCGGGATTTGAACTCATACAAAAGGCCGCTATGGCAGGCATTGCATTTATTGCAGCGGTAGGAGCCCCTTCCAGTATGGCCGTTCAGATGGCCACCGCCTGGAATATGACACTAATCGGCTTTCTCCGGGAAAACCGTTTCAATATCTATACAGGCGCCCATCGCGTGAAGATTTGA
- a CDS encoding NADP-dependent oxidoreductase yields the protein MKIQQIILAARPHGLPDNTIFEFITTDLADPGPGEVLIKPVYYSVDPYMRGRMNAAKSYIPPFEVGAPIESGAIAMVEESNDKGFQKGDYVMLQSSRPLMPWTTAAVYPATSLRKLDPSLPPTWYLGIAGMPGLTAYFGLTDIGKPKSGDTLVISGAAGAVGLAVGQIGKIYGCRVIGIAGGAEKVKMLTDNFNFDAAIDYKNNKDIKGAIASVCPNGVDIYFDNVGGDISDAVMPNLNFHSRVVLCGQISMYNETEQPIGPRVQPLMVTRSILMQGFIIGDYAPRFGEGIKQLATWLHEGKIRNAETVTEGFDKLPEALLGLFSGKNSGKMIVKV from the coding sequence ATGAAAATTCAGCAGATCATTTTAGCCGCAAGACCTCATGGCTTACCCGACAACACGATATTCGAATTTATTACCACCGACCTGGCAGATCCGGGACCTGGCGAGGTACTGATCAAGCCGGTGTATTATTCCGTTGACCCTTACATGCGTGGGCGCATGAATGCAGCCAAATCTTACATTCCTCCCTTTGAAGTGGGTGCTCCCATTGAAAGTGGCGCCATTGCCATGGTAGAAGAAAGCAACGATAAAGGTTTTCAGAAAGGAGATTATGTTATGCTGCAGAGCAGCCGTCCATTAATGCCCTGGACAACTGCCGCAGTATACCCCGCCACCAGTCTCCGTAAGCTCGACCCTTCCCTGCCCCCTACCTGGTATCTGGGAATTGCCGGTATGCCGGGACTGACTGCTTATTTCGGACTGACAGACATCGGCAAGCCAAAATCCGGTGATACCCTGGTCATTTCAGGAGCTGCCGGCGCTGTCGGACTCGCTGTCGGACAAATTGGCAAAATTTATGGATGCAGGGTAATAGGTATCGCCGGAGGAGCAGAAAAGGTGAAAATGCTTACAGACAATTTTAACTTCGACGCCGCCATAGACTATAAGAACAACAAAGACATAAAAGGCGCCATCGCCAGTGTCTGCCCAAATGGTGTGGATATATACTTTGACAATGTAGGCGGAGATATTTCCGATGCCGTCATGCCTAACCTGAACTTCCATTCCAGGGTAGTGCTTTGCGGACAGATATCCATGTACAATGAAACAGAGCAACCCATTGGCCCACGTGTACAGCCACTAATGGTGACCCGCAGCATTCTTATGCAGGGCTTTATCATTGGCGACTATGCACCACGATTTGGGGAAGGCATTAAACAACTGGCTACCTGGCTACACGAAGGGAAAATCAGGAATGCCGAAACCGTGACAGAAGGATTTGATAAATTACCGGAAGCACTCCTGGGACTGTTTTCCGGAAAAAACAGCGGAAAAATGATCGTGAAAGTATGA
- a CDS encoding neutral zinc metallopeptidase, translating into MRLDDEQMSDNVEKRSGGGARGGIIGGGIGAVIIFVIALFLKQDPQTVMQAVQQVQGPGGQESSEQLTKDNASPMQVFSAKVLHSTEEVWTDQFDKMGKTYYKPKMVLFDGATTSGCGGAESAMGPFYCPADNKVYLDVSFFTELEQRFRVQGDFAKAYVIAHEVGHHVQNLLGISKKLQALRGRVSETEYNKYSVMLELQADFFAGLWANHADKMKKILESGDIESGLNAASAVGDDKLQQAATGRIVPDAFTHGTSAQRMSWFKKGYETGDISQGDTGIGLGTAANAN; encoded by the coding sequence ATGCGTTTAGACGATGAACAAATGAGTGACAACGTCGAGAAGCGATCTGGCGGAGGTGCGCGCGGCGGAATTATCGGCGGCGGTATCGGCGCTGTTATCATTTTTGTTATTGCGCTATTCCTCAAACAGGACCCTCAGACGGTGATGCAGGCTGTACAACAGGTACAGGGTCCCGGTGGACAAGAAAGCTCCGAACAGCTTACCAAAGATAACGCCAGCCCTATGCAGGTATTTTCTGCTAAAGTACTGCATAGCACCGAAGAAGTATGGACAGATCAGTTCGACAAAATGGGAAAAACCTACTATAAACCTAAAATGGTGCTCTTCGATGGCGCTACCACTTCAGGATGTGGCGGCGCTGAATCCGCCATGGGACCTTTCTACTGCCCGGCAGACAATAAAGTATACCTCGACGTTTCCTTTTTTACTGAACTGGAACAACGTTTCCGTGTGCAGGGCGATTTCGCCAAGGCATATGTTATTGCCCATGAAGTAGGACACCATGTACAGAACCTGCTTGGCATCAGCAAGAAACTTCAGGCCCTCCGTGGCCGTGTAAGTGAAACCGAATACAATAAATATTCTGTGATGCTCGAACTGCAGGCCGACTTCTTTGCAGGCCTATGGGCTAACCATGCCGATAAAATGAAAAAGATCCTCGAATCAGGTGATATCGAATCCGGACTGAACGCTGCCAGCGCCGTTGGCGACGATAAACTCCAGCAGGCTGCCACCGGTCGTATCGTACCGGATGCATTTACGCATGGTACTTCTGCTCAACGTATGTCGTGGTTCAAGAAAGGTTACGAAACCGGCGATATCAGCCAGGGCGATACCGGTATCGGTTTAGGTACTGCTGCCAATGCGAATTAA